The Salvelinus namaycush isolate Seneca chromosome 1, SaNama_1.0, whole genome shotgun sequence genome has a window encoding:
- the LOC120055353 gene encoding interleukin-1 beta, translating into MEFESNYSLIKNTSESAAWSSKLPQGLDLEVSHHPITMRNIANLIIAMERLKGGEGVTMGTEFKDKDLLNFLLESAVEEHIVLELESAPPASRRGAGFSSKSQYECSVTDSENKCWVLMNEAMELHAMMLQGGSSYHKVHLSLSTYVKPVPIETEARPVALGIKGSNLYLSCSKSGGRPTLHLEEVADKEQLKSISQESDMVRFLFYRRNTGVDISTLESAGFRNWFISTDMQQDTKPVDMCQKAAPNRLTTFTIQRHN; encoded by the exons ATGGAATTTGAGTCAAACTACAGTTTAATAAAG AACACCTCTGAAAGTGCAGCATGGAGCTCCAAGCTGCCTCAGGGTCTGGATCTGGAGGTATCCCATCACCCCATCACCATGCGCAACATTGCCAACCTCATCATCGCCATGGAGAGGTTAAAGGGTGGCGAGGGGGTTACCATGGGAACCGAGTTCAAAGACAAGGACCTGCTCAACTTCTTGCTGGAGAGTGCTGTGGAAG AACATATAGTGTTGGAGTTGGAGTCGGCGCCCCCAGCGAGCAGGAGGGGAGCAGGGTTCAGCAGTAAATCACAGTATGAGTGTAGCGTCACTGACTCTGAGAACAAGTGCTGGGTCCTGATGAATGAGGCTATGGAGCTGCACGCCATGATGCTCCAGGGAGGCAGCAGCTACCACAAAG TGCATTTGAGCCTGTCAACATACGTCAAGCCCGTCCCCATTGAGACTGAAGCCAGACCTGTAGCCCTAGGCATAAAGGGATCCAATCTCTACCTGTCCTGCTCCAAATCGGGAGGCAGGCCCACCCTGCACCTAGAG gagGTTGCGGACAAGGAGCAGCTGAAGTCCATCAGCCAGGAGAGCGACATGGTGCGTTTCCTTTTCTACAGACGGAACACCGGGGTTGACATCAGTACCCTGGAGTCTGCCGGGTTCAGGAACTGGTTCATCAGCACGGACATGCAGCAGGACACCAAACCGGTGGACATGTGTCAGAAGGCAGCCCCCAACCGCCTCACCACCTTCACCATCCAGCGCCACAACTAA